The genomic DNA TCCATCTCTGAGCGGTGTTGTGTTGGCTGCTTGTATGCACAACGGTTTTGCTGTAGCCAAGGTTAGTGATGGGAAAGGTGAAGTGTTGGAGAGTTATAACAAGCATGATTCTCTTGCTTATGGAGCAGATTGGTGTAGAGGGAAAGATCAGAAGCAAAGCGTTGTGGCAACTTGTTCGTTCTATGATCGGCTTCTTCGGTTATGGATGCCAGAAAACTGCATTTGAGCTCTGAAGTTTGAATATTAACATTGctattgtttgattgttgttgccTAGATTGTCGAATTTCAAATTACTATGTTTTCAAGTCATGATTGGATTTGGTTAAATCAGCACATAGTCCTTAATTTACGTAGTTGAATACAGAAGCAAAATTTTTGCTATAACAACTCCGGTCCAGTGGTTCAGCAAAGGAGAGTAGAACAGTGTTAACTCAAATCTTTTTTCCATTAATCTAGCCAAACCTTGGGATGTTTTGTGTAAACAGAGTTAACAAAGAGAAAggatatttcttttatttgggtTAAGTGACAATACATTTCCATGATCTAATAACATACACTGGTTTGAGCGGTTACNTGTTCCCCAGTTTGGATTCCCAGCTAATCTTGAAGAATTCTGTTTCATATAACACAACAAGTTAACCTATGAACCACTTTAAAAACCGTAACTTTCCATAATGACAATCAGAACAACAAATTCAAAATCCGGGATTTTGTCAATGCGTAAAATCGAAAATAAATGCAATTTCAAGTAAGTGATCCCAATTCGTATGATCCTAATCAATGCATtgataaaaccctaaacccgtagtaagagagagagagagagcaaaagaatCTCACGCCTGGGATGGGTTCTTCAGATTTTTCTACCGCTTCCATTGATCTAACGGTGTCGAGTCGCCACAGTAAACGAGAAAGATGAAGTTCGAATCTCCCCCTCCGCCGTAATCGTTTTCTCGATCAGTCCTTCTAAAGGTAGAAGACGACCAGAACGTTTTCATTAATCTTCGGCGATCAAATTTTAAccgataatttttttctaaaccgACCAAATCTCTCTTAACCGGTCGATTAGAccaattctttgttttttgttttaactccCAAACGACGTCGTTACCTACTTCCTTGCGCCttgttcttctctgttttgttttagcCGCCGGGAAAAAAAGAGTTGGCCATGGACGCAGCACATTGCTATCTCGAAGGAAACGCCGACGCTGTAGAGTTCTGTCCTCACGAGCCTTACTCAAACTTGCTTGCAGCTTCTACTTACACACTCCAAGAAGGAGATTCTCCCTCTCGATCTGGGTCTGTGTATCTATTTGACGTCGGAGATGGGGAAGATGTTGGTTTGAATCTTCTTCAGAAGATTGACACCGCCGGAGTTTTCGATATCCGGTGGAGTCGTGACAACGATGGCGGCGGAAACGTGTCGCTTGCTCAAGCTGATGCTGATGGATGCTTGAGAGTTTACAAGATTGATGACGCTGAAGTTAAAggtaatgtttttaaaatcttgtaaGCTCATTAGAGTAGATGAACATGGTAACTTAGGTcaaaacttcttcttttgatgCTGCTGATGAGTATTGAGTAGTCTATTGAAACAAGATTGAAGCTTTTAATGTGCATTTAAGTTCTGTTTTGTTAGCTTGTTTGTGATATGAGTAAAGTTTTATCCTTTGAAACAGGTTACTCTCTGAGAGAAGTCGCTGGTGAAAAGATAAGCTCATCAATGTGTCTTTGTTTGGATTGGAATCAATCATCAACATCAATCGTAGTTGGTTTATCAGATGGCTCTGCTTCAGTTGTTTCATTCACTGATTCTAATCTAGAAACAGTCCAAGAATGGAAAGGGCATGACTTTGAGGTTTGGACGGCCACATTTGATCTCAACAATGCTAATTTGGTCTATACTGGATCAGATGATTGCAAGTTCAGCTGTTGGGATATCAGAGATAATCCAGCGGACAATCGTGTTTTTCAGAATTCCAAAGTTCATACAATGGGTGTTTGCTGTATTTCTCCAAGTCCAAGTGATCCTTACTCTATATTCACTGGAAGCTATGATGAAATGCTTAGAGTGTGGGACACGAGGTCTGTTACTAGACCTGTGAACGAAACATCGTTGTCTCTAGGTGGAGGAGTGTGGAGAATCAAGCATCATCCATCTCTGAGCGGTGTTGTGTTGGCTGCTTGTATGCACAACGGTTTTGCTGTAGCCAAGGTTAGTGATGGGAAAGGTGAAGTGTTGGAGAGTTATAACAAGCATGATTCTCTTGCTTATGGAGCAGATTGGTGTAGAGGGAAAGATCAGAAGCAAAGCGTTGTGGCAACTTGTTCGTTCTATGATCGGCTTCTTCGGTTATGGATGCCAGAAAACTGCATTTGAGCTCTGAAGTTTGAATATTAACATTGctattgtttgattgttgttgccTAGATTGTCGAATTTCAAATTACTATGTTTTCAAGTCATGATTGGATTTGGTTAAATCAGCACATAGTCCTTAATTTACGTAGTTGAATACAGAAGCAAAATTTTTGCTATAACAACTCCGGTCCAGTGGTTCAGCAAAGGAGAGTAGAACAGTGTTAACTCAAATCTTTTTTCCATTAATCTAGCCAAACCTTGGGATGTTTTGTGTAAACAGAGTTAACAAAGAGAAAggatatttcttttatttgggtTAAGTGACAATACATTTCCATGATCTAATAACATACACTGGTTTGAGCGGTTACATCAAAGCTTGGAAGGGATATTGGAAAGAGCACCAGCTTCAGTAAGGAGAGGCACAAGCTTGCCTTGCTTGTAAGTCTCCATCACTTCtgcaaaaaacagagcaaccaCAAAATGACCAGTGTAATTTTTCAGGTTTGATTTTCGACCATAGTCTAAATTAAGGTGCAGAGACAGAGAGGTTGTTCAAAATTTTATCTTACTATCGCTTCCACCGATATGTTTTCCTTTGATGAAGACGCTTGGAACAGTACTCTGGCCAGTCCACTCTGACAAAGCTGATTGGATCTTACTTCCATCGCCTGCTTTTGATGTTATTGTATAAAACAGAGTTAAACAAGGACAAGGATCCTTCTTTAATTTGATTACATCACACATACGTTTCTCATgatttaaaacatgacattCGGAGCAACATATCCATGCTCCGACAGAGAGGTTGTCTAAAATGTTTTCTACTATCGCTTCCACCGATATGTTTTCCACTGATATGGAGAAAATTAGATAAGAAAATTCGGAGCTAAAGCTGAGTAGACATGTAGTCAGTGCAAATCGATTAGGGAAAGTGAACATAAAGCTATTTGGCAGAGTAGCAAAAGTGAGGAGGAGTCACATGATGTATGGCTGTAATGGAAAAGTTTACATACCTTGTTTTGCATTTCCTCCCGGATGGTCTCCAACCGTGGCTTCATCAGTTGCATATGATCATAGAATAGACTACTGAAGGATGCAGCATACGGCAGAAAAAAGAGGGAACCAAGTATAAATGCCACAAAATATAAGTTTAAGTTCATAGACTTATCCTTTTACCTGAGTATGTAAACACACAAGCAAGACAAAAAATGTAATGGTTGAAGAACTTACAGCTTCTGTTGCCATTCATAGAATTCGTACAGCCATTCGATCAGGATAAAAAGGGTTCAAGATCCTCCATTCGCTCTCCACATCTTACCAGTTTAATCGGTTTCTCCGATACCTATTGACACCCAATCAAACGTTAATAAAGTAACTTTCTATGACATAactgatcaaagaagaagaacacaaacctcCTTGACACTCAAAGCAGCACCACCACCTCTTGAATCACCATAAAGCGGGACGAGAAAGTCAACAAGTTTTATTATGATaggaaagaaaaacacacacGATTTTGCTCTGTCCAGTCATGCTAGACTCATCAAGGGCAAGGGAATGGCCAGATATTAGCACTCGATGCGCAAGAAcctaaacataaattttaatttcgatTAGACACATGGACGACAACAtaatgaaaagaagagaacagaTCACCTACCTGATTTCCAATGTTGAGAGGTATGACATCACCAACCACATGTCATAGATTGAAATATCCACTGACTACAAGGAAGTGTAGCTTAGATACTTCTCCTCCACCCATCAATTTGACTTGCTCATCATGTACAATCTGCAACATATCCATGATAAGCCACACGTTAGTACTATTGAAAAGGGATCTGTATGAGAACATGAACATGATTTTAGTATCTTCATATGTAGAACAAACAAACTGAGAAATAATAactcaacaagaagaaatgGATAGAGAATTAACCAAGCCCCAAGCACAGCCATATGATACCTCTCGGGAGATTTGAAACGGTTATGGAGACCAGATGCATGGGGGCACTGGGAGAAGCTGTCCACAAATATAAAGGCTGCAACATAGaacagaggaaaaataaaagttagaacTGAGACGGATACAAATATTGAAAGCACAAAGAACGGTTTTGGTAGGCAAGAGAATCCTAATTTAAGCTCAAGGGTAAAAACATAtagaaagagaggaaaataaaaagcaaacctTGGCCTTTGAGTTTGACTTTGGTATGCAAGCAGCGTCCTCAAGTCCACCAGTCAACTGAACAAACATATTGGCTCTTCACTTGGCTCCTTCTGTAATGTATCTTCCATAGCCAACAGTCTTCGATTTTACCCAGCCTAGTTAATGCAGGTCTGAGCAAGGAAGTGTAGCTTTCCTCCACCTATCAATTTGACTAGCTCATCAGGTACGATCTGCAACAAATCCATGATAAGCCACACGTTACTACTATTGAAACCATTATGCTAATGAAAAAATATGTGGAAGGACAAATGAGAtgaaacagaaaccaaaaatacCTTCACCAACTGCTGATCTGGTCTGACTTCACGAATGACTCTCATCCAAGGGCTAGATCACTAACACCTTCTAACAACAGGGAGACTCACTCGTTAGCAAAACTGCCAAGAGAATCCTAAATTGAGCTcaagggaacaaaaaaaaacagataaaaaaatCGAACCTTGGCCTTTTTGCTCTGGAAGCAGACTCCTTAACTCAGAGAAGCTGTATACTAAAGAAAACGCCAAATGTATGAATAAAACtagatatatagagaaagagagagtagaATAGAgctaaatgcaacagaaattcAAACCTGCACACCGGTAAGTGGAACGTCACCCCTTGAAATAGCATCTACAACATTAACTATGAGGGCAGTGACGTGACATTGACTGTGAGCTGAAACAAAGCACATAACAGAGTTGTCAAACACAAATCTATGATTTCAAAACAAAGCACAAAACAGAGTTGTCACCAAATACAAACATATAGAAAGAATGTGTTACCTTACGTAAGGCGAGCATATGAGCAGCCTTTCTCGAGATATTTCCATACAAAGGGTATCTGTATAAAACATGACAACATACGAAAGGTTCTCTCCAATCAGAGGATCCACTTTACCTGCACTAATAAACATAACACcggaaagtaaaaaaaaaaagctcagagACCAAACACAACAGAAACTTTGGTAAGAAGCTTACCATACAATCTGAGAAGTAAAGAGAGACACACACAGACCAAAGCTTCGTAGTACTTGAGCAGGATGAGCACCAGATAGCTTGTCGGCATCTAGGGTAGCAAAAGGTAAGGAATGGTTCAATCTgcaaagagaaaccaaaacacAGGAAAGTAAGAAGCTATATTCAATGTGAAGAAGGGCTCGTCGTCTTTGTATTACTTCAAACAGATGGAACCAATACAATTAGGAAGATACTATATTCAATGTGAAGAATAATTAATACCGTACCTTGCTGTCCACTACGTACCTGAGAATTGCTGTTTTCACCCACTTTAATATTGAAAGGGTTCCCTCCATTGAGAGGATCCAAAAGCGTGTTATGATTGAGAGGATCCAATCCAATTTTCCCTGCACTAAAAACATACCAAAGGAAAGTTAAAAAGCTCAgagaccaaacaaaagagaaactttAGTAACAAGCTTAAACATAACAAAGGAAAGTAAAAAAGCTCAGAGACCAAACACAAGAGCAACTTTAGTAACAAGCTtaccaaattataaaattcaaagtcTGAGAAGTAAAGACACACACAAGACCAGAGAGCTCTGTAGCCATAGCAGTTAGGATATCTTCACCAATCACCAATCCAAAAGCGTGTTAGATCCAAATCCACTTTCCCTGCACTATAAACATAACACACATGAAAGTAAAAATAAGCTCAGAGACCAAACACAAGAGCAACTATAGTGATAATAAGCTTACGGTAAGCTGCttaccaaattacaaaattcaaaGTCTGACAAgtaaagacacacacacaccagAGAGCTCTGTAGTGCTTCAGGAGGAGCAGGATGAGCACCAGAGAGCTGGCTCGTCGGCATCTAGGGTAGCAAAAGGTAATTGGATGGTTCAATctgcaaaaagaaaaccaaacacacacaaaaaattaaGTCAATATGGTTGGATTCTGATAagatacataacaaaaaaaaaagagtgtacaAGGGTGGATAATAATAACACAGAACATAAAAGGGAACCAGTTTTATGCTATTACTGTACGGCGAAGTAGTTCATCTTAGTATTGGTTCTGAATCTACTTCGTcgcttcaaaagaaaaagaataaaaccaatcatcagagatcaaaaaaaagaaaaaaagaagaagaagcaaaaattgGGAAGACAAACCGTGGGgggaggagaagagagagagagagagacgagttGAATTGGTGGGTGAGGATTGAGGAAGCAAAAACAGAGTAGCAGACACCCAATGGAATCTCCAGCGGTAAACTAAATGGTTTAACAATCGTTACCTGCATCAAACACAAATCTATGATTTCAAAACAAAGCACAAAACAGAGTTGTCATCAAATACAAACATATAGGAAGAATGTGTTACCTTGGAGGTAAGGCGAGCATATGAGCTGTCTTGGTCGAGATATATCTCCATACAAGAGGTACCtgtaagaacaaaaacatagacCATAACTTTAGTTTCTTCGAATATAGAACAAAACTGcgaaaataataaacaaaataagaagaaaccATTGGAGATTTGAAAGGGTTATGGAGACCAAATGCATCGGGGCCGTGggagaagaagctgtccacCAATATAAATGGCTGCAACATAGAACAGAGAAGTGAGAATTGAGAGTAATACAACTTCGCAGTAGCAATAAAGGTTTTGATAGGCTAGTAGTACCTGAGAGTTCATGTTTCACCCACTTGAGCAACTTTAACATTGAAGGGGTTCTCTCCAATCAGAGGATCCAAAAGCGTGTTATGATTGGAAGATCCAACCAAATCCACTTTCCCGGCTGCACTATAAACCTAACACAcaggaaagtaaaaaaaaaaagctcagaaACCAACTACAAGAGAAACTTTAGTAATAGTAAGCttaccaaattacaaaatttaaagtctgACAAGTAAAGACACACACCAGACCAGAGAGCTACTGTCGTACCTCAGGAGGAGCAGGATGAGCACCAGAGAGCTATAGCTCGTCGGCATCTAGGGTtcaatctgcaaaaacaaaacaaaacacagaaaaaattATGTCAAGGTGATACGGtggataaagaaaaaaagagagtataaGGTGGataacatatgaaaacaaaacataaaagagaGTAACAAGAGGAACCAGTTTGTTTGATGTTGTTATTGTAAGGCATCTCAGTGttggttctgaatcttcttcgtcAGTTCTTCAAACCCTAGCATAGCGACCATGGTCTGAATCTACTTTCGTCGcttcacaagaaaaaaaacaatcaacagAAATTAAAAACGAAGAAAACGGAACAAGAAGCAAAAATTGGGAAGACAAACCGTgggggagaagagagagatcgagaCGAGTTGAATATAAGAGAGAGATAAATATATTAGGGACTAATGTTGTAATTAGGGATTGTATAACCCTACTCCTactcactatatatattgtaacacCAACACATGTATAACATAAGCTttccttacatggtatcagagcagtaaaATCCTAGACCTAAAAATTTTTTTCGCcgcttctcttctttctttcttcctccttCGATCTTGTCTACCATGGCTGCTTCTCCTTCTGATGTTATCAACCCTGCTTCTGCTTCTCAGCTTCACAATATCAACATGTCGAATGTTACTAAACTCACCGCTTCCAACTTTTTGATGTGGAACCGTCAGGTTCGTGCCTTACTTGCGGGTTACGGTCTTGCGGGGTATCTTGACGGCACCACGGCTGCACCGGAAGCTACTGTGCGACAGGGTGAGACCATGATCACTAATCCAGAGTATATTCTTTGGGAACGGCAAGATCAACTTATTGTTGCTAGCCTTGTCGGTGCGATCTCGATTGAGATCCAACCCATGCTCTCCAAGGCTTCCACGACGGCGGAGATCTGGAGCCTTCTCTCCTCAACGTACGCTAAGCCGACGTGGGGACATATCAAACAGCTTCGAGAACAAATCAAACAGTGGCGGAAGGGTTCTCGGAGTGTTGATGAGTACATTCAGGGCTTGGTCGCTCGTTTCGATCAACTTGCAACTCTTGGTAAGCCCTATGAACACGAAGAACAGATTGAATATCTGCTTGGTGGTCTCTCGGAGGATTATAAGCCTCTTATTGAACAGATTGAAGGACGGGATACTCCTCCTTCCATGCCTGCTCTTCATGAGAAACTCATTAATTATGAGCTGAAACTTCAAGCACAAGTTTCTGCCTCATCCGTGGTTCCTGTCACGGCCAATGCGGCGTTTTACAAGTCTTCTGGTAACAATAACTCCTCACGTTCGAATCGCTCTGCTTCGCGTGGCTCTCAACAGCAGTCTGCTCGTGGCTCCAATGGCAAAGGCTATCAGGGTCGCTGCTTTCCTTACATTGAATTGGTGGGTGAGGATTGAGGAAGCAAGAACAGAGTAGCAGACACGCAATCTCTCCTACACGTCTCGACTCGATGATGGTTTTGCAATCTTctccgaaagaaaaaaaaaccctaaaaacaataATCAGGcagagacaagaagaagaagatcggatggaaaaagagagagaagagagagtaccaaacaaggagaagaagaagaagaagaagaagggctCGTCGTCTTCGCTAATTCCTCGATTGAAAAAAATCTCCACCGTTGGATAAGACAAGACCTAACAACAAAATCAGATGTTAGAAATTTTGGAAATCCGTTAAATTctgagaagaaggagaaaagcaGAGAGTAGGGAAGCCTACTTACTTAACTTGGATAGAACGTATATCTCTACTACAAACAATCAGATCATCCCTTCGGCTTCATCGATTCATCATCGTCTCGAGACTCGAGAAAAACCACCGGCGGCGACAGAGCGGCTTCGCTCTTCGCagagagaaaccaaaataaaaaaataaaaatagacgAAAGATATGATTTTTGTGTTTCCGATGAGTGATGATGTAAAGActatttataagattttgtaGGGTTTACTCACTcctaacaataaaataaataggattGCCTTTNNNN from Camelina sativa cultivar DH55 chromosome 2, Cs, whole genome shotgun sequence includes the following:
- the LOC104757150 gene encoding uncharacterized protein LOC104757150, with protein sequence MAASPSDVINPASASQLHNINMSNVTKLTASNFLMWNRQVRALLAGYGLAGYLDGTTAAPEATVRQGETMITNPEYILWERQDQLIVASLVGAISIEIQPMLSKASTTAEIWSLLSSTYAKPTWGHIKQLREQIKQWRKGSRSVDEYIQGLVARFDQLATLGKPYEHEEQIEYLLGGLSEDYKPLIEQIEGRDTPPSMPALHEKLINYELKLQAQVSASSVVPVTANAAFYKSSGNNNSSRSNRSASRGSQQQSARGSNGKGYQGRCFPYIELVGED
- the LOC104740708 gene encoding diphthine methyltransferase homolog, translating into MDAAHCYLEGNADAVEFCPHEPYSNLLAASTYTLQEGDSPSRSGSVYLFDVGDGEDVGLNLLQKIDTAGVFDIRWSRDNDGGGNVSLAQADADGCLRVYKIDDAEVKGYSLREVAGEKISSSMCLCLDWNQSSTSIVVGLSDGSASVVSFTDSNLETVQEWKGHDFEVWTATFDLNNANLVYTGSDDCKFSCWDIRDNPADNRVFQNSKVHTMGVCCISPSPSDPYSIFTGSYDEMLRVWDTRSVTRPVNETSLSLGGGVWRIKHHPSLSGVVLAACMHNGFAVAKVSDGKGEVLESYNKHDSLAYGADWCRGKDQKQSVVATCSFYDRLLRLWMPENCI